GCCGCCGCACCACACGCTCCGCGGCGCGCCCGTCGTCGTACGGACAGAACCGGTCCCGGAACGCCTTGCGGAGCAACGCCGTCCGCTCGGAGTCCCACGCGCCGCTCCGCAGCAGGTCGAGCAACTCCTCCTGGGTGGTGGCGATCGCGCCCGGCGTCTCGCCGGGGCGGCCGGAGAGCAGGTCGAAGTAGGTTCCGCGCGAGGCCCGGTAGGCGTCCCAGTCGGGGGCGTAGGTGATGATCGGGCGGTCCAGGCAGGCGTAGTCGAACATCAGTGAGGAGTAGTCCGTGATCAACGCGTCGGCGGCCAGGCAGAGTTCCTCGACGCCGGGGTACCCCGTGACGTCGACGACCCGGCCGTCCCCCGCACCGGCGAGGCCCGCCGTACGCCCGTAGAAGTAGTGGGCGCGCACCAGCACCACATGGCCGGGGCCCAGTTCGCGGGCGAGGAGTTCCGGGTCGAGGTGGGGCACGAAGCCCTTGCGGTAGTCGCGGTGGGTCGGCGCGTACAGCAGCGCCTTCTGGCCGGGGGCGATGCCGAGTCCGGCCCGGATCTCCGCGGCCCGCTCGGCGGTCGCGCCGAAGAAGACGTCGTTGCGCGGGTAACCCAGATTCAGATGCTCGTACGAGGAGGGGTAGACGCGGTCCCAGATCTCGGTGCTGTGGGGGTTGGCGGAGAGGCTGTAGTCCCATTGGTCGGTGTGCGCGACGATCTTCTCGAAGCTGATCCCGTTGGTGAGGGCGGGATAGGCGCGCTGGTCGAGGCCCATGGTCTTCAGCGGGGTCCCGTGGTGCGTCTGGAGGTAGATCTGGCCGGGGCGCTTGGTGAAGCCGCCGGGGAAGCTGGAGTTGTTGACGAGGTACGTGGCGGTGGCCATGGCCCGCCAGTAGGCGCGGGAGCCCTCGATGACGTACGGGACGCCGGGCGGCACCCGGTCACGATGGCGCGAGGAGACGACCCAGACGCCTCGGACGTGCGGGGCGAGTTCGAGGGCCTTGGCGTGGATGGCGGCGGGGTTGCAGGCGATTCCGCGGTTCCAGTAGGCCCCGTACACCGCGAGGCCGGGGTCCAGTGGCCGCAGCAGGTCCGCGCGGTAGGCGGCGCGCATGACGCGGGTGCGGAGCGTCCTGCGGCGCCGCAGGAGGGCGGCGCGGGCGCGGACGCGGGCGGCGCGGGCTGCGGTCCTGGCGCGATGGGCGGTGTAGGGGCCCGGGAGTCCGGCGGCGCGGAAGAGGGCGGCGCGGTCGCGGGCGGGGACGGCGTCGGGGGTGTCGAGGAGGGCGCGGAGGTGCGCGGTGCGCGCGGCCCCGGCCCGCGGGTCTCCGCCGGTCCCCGCGAGGAGCTGTTCGTACGCGCCGAGGAGCGCGGGAAGGTCGTGGCGTTCCCGTGCACCCGGGCCGAGGAGCCGGTGCCGGACGCAGAGCGCGTCGAGGGTGGTGAGGGTGCCCGCGCCGGATGCCAGCAGGTGCGCGCGCTGGACGGGGAGGACGTCCTCGTAGGGGCCTTCGGTGAAGCGGAGCCCGTGGGTGGTCCAGAACGCGCGCCGGAAGAGCTGGTTGCGTGCGGCGGGGACGGCGTCGGGGGCGCCCGGCCCGACCTCGCCCCAGCGGTCGACGCGGTCGTGCCCGAGGCGCAGCACGTCGGGGCGGCTCTCCGACAGCGGGCCGGCGGCCCGCTCCAGGGCCCCGGGAAGCAGCTGGTCGTCGCCGTCGAGGAAGAGGAGGTAGTCACCGCGCGCCTCCTCGGCCCCGGCGTTCCTGGCTCCGCCCGCCGTGAGGCGCCCTTCGACGGTGCACACCCGCACCCGGGCGTCGCGCTCCCGGTACTCCGCCGCGACGGCGGCGAAGGCG
The Streptomyces sp. NBC_00234 DNA segment above includes these coding regions:
- a CDS encoding bifunctional glycosyltransferase/CDP-glycerol:glycerophosphate glycerophosphotransferase, yielding MLLSVVMAVHRGQGYLRSAADSVLDQPVRELELILVGGASDAFAAVAAEYRERDARVRVCTVEGRLTAGGARNAGAEEARGDYLLFLDGDDQLLPGALERAAGPLSESRPDVLRLGHDRVDRWGEVGPGAPDAVPAARNQLFRRAFWTTHGLRFTEGPYEDVLPVQRAHLLASGAGTLTTLDALCVRHRLLGPGARERHDLPALLGAYEQLLAGTGGDPRAGAARTAHLRALLDTPDAVPARDRAALFRAAGLPGPYTAHRARTAARAARVRARAALLRRRRTLRTRVMRAAYRADLLRPLDPGLAVYGAYWNRGIACNPAAIHAKALELAPHVRGVWVVSSRHRDRVPPGVPYVIEGSRAYWRAMATATYLVNNSSFPGGFTKRPGQIYLQTHHGTPLKTMGLDQRAYPALTNGISFEKIVAHTDQWDYSLSANPHSTEIWDRVYPSSYEHLNLGYPRNDVFFGATAERAAEIRAGLGIAPGQKALLYAPTHRDYRKGFVPHLDPELLARELGPGHVVLVRAHYFYGRTAGLAGAGDGRVVDVTGYPGVEELCLAADALITDYSSLMFDYACLDRPIITYAPDWDAYRASRGTYFDLLSGRPGETPGAIATTQEELLDLLRSGAWDSERTALLRKAFRDRFCPYDDGRAAERVVRRLFLGDGAG